The following are from one region of the Corylus avellana chromosome ca1, CavTom2PMs-1.0 genome:
- the LOC132170745 gene encoding uncharacterized protein LOC132170745 produces the protein MTKVYGTGTYDFKRHRVAEYPAELPAEKTVAAKPGGAVPSTITLSEIQRDRLTKIAAENWSRAGGTKPFEPELVKEIYETELVVKGGRKPVPLQRVMILEVSQYLENYLWPNFDPETATFEHVMSMIIMVNEKFRENVAAWVCFYDRKELFKAFLERVLRLKEGRELSIAEKTNYLVFMINAFQSLEDEVVSETVLRLASLQSWHSLSYGRFQMELCLNMDLIKKWKRMMKREVKEASTRGEIFDPSTKLEVKFLRNLIEEFLEVLDSKVFPQQQCVNEDDEVIDGNGLEKVDDACVLYCERFMEFLIDLLSQLPTRRYLRPLVADVAVVAKCHLSALYRHEKGKLFAQLVDLLQFYEKFEINDHAGTQLTDDEVLQCNYDRFLSFQLLAFKKIPKLQELALANIGAIHKRADLSKKLSVLSPEELKDLVCCKLKLISEEDPWSERVDFLIEVMVSFFEKQQSQKEAINALPLYPNEQIMWDESLVPSINYSGEGCLALPKLNLQFLTLHDYLLRNFNLFRLESTYEIREDLQEAIPHLLAYINIEGETAFRGWSRMAVPIKEFKIAEVKQPNIGEVKPSSVTAAVTFSISSYKAQIRSEWNALKEHDVLFLLSIQPSFEPLSAEEAAKASVPQRLGLQYVRGCEIIEIRDEEGILMNDFTGRIKRDEWKPPKGELRTVTVALDTAQYHMDVGNIAEKGAEDVYGTFNVLIRRKPKENNFKAILESIRDLMNEYCIVPDWLHNVFLGYGNPSAAQWTNMPDLLEMVDFKDTFLDADHLKESFPDYQVCFINSDGNGNLHPRPPFRIRLPRMLKGGSNALPGNKTSAFDSANGVNMVDDGCEKEKLVVEAYTPPDPGPYPQDQPKQNTVRFTATQIGAIISGIQPGLTMVVGPPGTGKTDTAVQILNVLYHNCPSQRTLIITHSNQALNDLFEKIMLRDVPARYLLRLGQGEQELATDLDFSRQGRVNAMLVRRLELLSEVERLARSLQLPEDVGYTCETAGYFWLLHVYSRWEQFLAACAENEDKATFVKDRFPFKEFFSNTPHPVFMGESFEKDMRAAKGCFRHLKTMFQELEECRAFELLKSTADRANYLMTKQAKIVAMTCTHAALKRKDFLQIGFKYDNLLMEESAQILEIETFIPMLLQRQEDGYARLKRCILIGDHHQLPPVVKNMAFQKYSHMDQSLFTRFVRLGIPYIELNAQGRARPSIAKLYNWRYRDLGDLPYVKEEAIFHRANAGFSYDYQLIDVPDYQGKGETAPSPWFYQNEGEAEYVVSVYMYLRLLGYPANKISILTTYNGQKLLIRDVINRRCVPYDFIGPPSKVTTVDKFQGQQNDFILLSLVRTRFVGHLRDVRRLVVAMSRARLGLYVFCRRSLFEQCYELQPTFQHLLQRPDRLALNLDEITSYTERRVEDTGPIHLVSSVDEMISIFNWRYQERYMRHQPDHYMPYLSAYEEQNSQQNSMPMHHDIDTNIPAATDGAARDMPHESNVEEDTKMDGLINGQNGDGPLNSNEEVDKKASRDDENDVLPDSKSNEGTTMEE, from the exons ATGACGAAGGTGTACGGAACCGGTACGTACGATTTCAAGCGGCACCGAGTGGCGGAGTACCCCGCGGAGCTGCCGGCGGAGAAGACGGTGGCGGCGAAGCCCGGGGGGGCGGTCCCGAGCACGATAACGCTGTCGGAGATTCAGCGGGACCGGCTGACGAAGATTGCGGCGGAGAATTGGTCGAGGGCCGGCGGGACGAAGCCGTTCGAACCGGAGCTGGTGAAGGAGATCTACGAGACGGAGCTGGTGGTGAAAGGTGGGAGAAAGCCCGTTCCGTTGCAGAGGGTGATGATTCTGGAGGTGAGCCAGTACCTGGAGAACTATCTGTGGCCAAATTTCGATCCAGAAACGGCGACGTTCGAGCATGTGATGTCGATGATAATCATGGTCAATGAAAAG TTTCGAGAGAATGTGGCGGCTTGGGTATGCTTCTATGATCGGAAAGAATTGTTCAAGGCATTCCTTGAGAGGGTTCTTCGGCTGAAAGAG GGAAGAGAATTAAGCATAGCTGAGAAGACGAATTACTTGGTTTTCATGATCAATGCCTTTCAG AGCTTGGAAGATGAGGTTGTCAGTGAGACGGTTTTGAGATTAGCAAGTTTGCAATCCTGGCACAGTTTGTCATATGGTCGTTTTCAG ATGGAACTTTGTCTTAATATGGATTTGatcaaaaaatggaaaagaatgatgaAGAGGGAGGTTAAGGAGGCATCTACACGAGGAGAGATTTTTGACCCCTCAACTAAGCTTGAAgtgaaattcttgagaaatcTTATTGAAGAATTTCTGGAG GTACTTGATTCGAAGGTTTTCCCGCAGCAACAGTGTGttaatgaagatgatgaagtaATTGATGGCAATGGTTTGGAGAAAGTTGATGATGCTTGTGTTTTGTACTGTGAGAGGTTTATGGAATTTCTTATTGATCTCTTGAGCCAACTGCCAACAAGGAG GTACTTGAGACCTCTTGTTGCTGATGTAGCTGTTGTTGCCAAATGCCATTTAAGTGCTCTTTATAGACATGAGAAGGGAAAACTTTTTGCACAACTGGTCGACTTGCTAcaattttatgagaaatttgAGATTAATGATCATGCTGGGACACAACTGACAGATGATGAGGTGCTCCAGTGTAATTATGACCGTTTCCTGTCTTTCCAGCTTCTTGCATTTAAGAAGATCCCAAAG TTGCAAGAACTTGCATTGGCAAACATTGGTGCAATTCACAAGCGAGCTGATCTCTCTAAGAAGTTGTCTGTGCTTTCTCCTGAAGAGTTGAAGGATTTGGTTTGCTGTAAG CTCAAACTGATCTCAGAGGAGGATCCCTGGTCAGAAAGGGTTGATTTTCTTATTGAAGTCATGGTCTCCTTTTTTGAGAAACAACAATCTCAAAAAGAAGCCATAAATGCTCTCCCACTTTACCCAAACGAGCAGATTATGTGGGATGAAAGCCTTGTACCAAGTATAAATTACTCGGGAGAAGGTTGTCTGGCCCTTCCTAAACTTAATTTACAATTCTTAACACTTCATGACTATCTTCTGCGAAATTTCAATCTCTTCCGTCTTGAATCAACATATGAGATACGTGAGGATCTTCAGGAAGCTATACCACATCTCCTTGCCTACATTAATATTGAAGGAGAAACTGCTTTTCGTGGTTGGTCAAGAATGGCTGTGCCAATTAAAGAATTTAAGATAGCTGAGGTAAAGCAGCCAAACATTGGAGAAGTGAAGCCATCATCAGTTACCGCAGCAGTCACGTTTAGCATTTCTAGTTATAAAGCACAAATAAGATCAGAATGGAATGCCCTTAAAGAGcatgatgttttatttttactttctattCAGCCTTCATTTGAGCCTTTGAGTGCTGAAGAAGCCGCCAAGGCAAGTGTGCCACAAAGACTTGGCCTTCAGTATGTGAGGGGATGTGAGATTATTGAGATCCGTGACGAGGAAGGAATCCTCATGAATGATTTCACGGGAAGAATTAAACGAGATGAGTGGAAGCCTCCAAAAGGGGAACTGAGAACTGTAACTGTTGCTTTAGATACAGCACAATACCACATGGATGTCGGCAATATCGCAGAGAAAGGCGCAGAAGATGTTTATGGGACGTTCAATGTGTTGATTAGGAGGAAGCCTAAAGAAAACAATTTCAAAGCAATTTTAGAGTCTATAAGAGATCTAATGAATGAATATTGCATTGTTCCTGACTGGCTGCACAACGTATTTTTGGGCTATGGGAATCCTTCTGCAGCTCAATGGACTAATATGCCTGATCTTTTGGAAATGGTAGATTTCAAAGATACTTTTCTTGATGCTGATCATTTGAAAGAGAGCTTTCCAGATTATCAG GTTTGTTTTATAAATTCAGATGGTAACGGAAACTTGCATCCAAGGCCGCCTTTTCGAATTAGGCTTCCCAGGATGCTAAAAGGTGGCAGTAATGCCCTTCCAGGAAATAAGACATCTGCTTTTGATTCAGCAAATGGTGTAAATATGGTGGATGATGGTTGCGAGAAAGAAAAACTCGTTGTTGAGGCATACACTCCTCCTGACCCAGGTCCTTATCCCCAAGATCAGCCAAAGCAGAACACTGTTAGATTTACAGCCACACAG ATTGGAGCAATCATCTCTGGTATTCAGCCTGGACTAACTATGGTTGTGGGTCCACCTGGTACGGGAAAGACGGATACAGCTGTGCAAATCTTGAACGTTCTTTATCACAATTGTCCTTCTCAGCGAACATTAATAATCACTCATTCAAATCAGGCTCTGAATGACCTTTTTGAGAAGATAATGCTG AGGGATGTACCTGCACGCTATCTTCTTCGACTAGGTCAAGGTGAACAAGAGCTAGCAACTGATCTTGACTTCAGCAGGCAAGGCCGTGTAAATGCAATGCTTGTTCGGCGGTTAGAATTGCTTAGCGAAGTGGAGAGGCTGGCAAGATCTCTCCAACTGCCTGAGGATGTAGGTTATACTTGTGAAACTGCTGGATACTTTTGGTTGCTTCATGTATACTCGCGCTGGGAGCAATTCTTGGCTGCTTGTGCAGAAAATGAGGATAAAGCAACATTCGTTAAAGACCGCTTCCCCTTCAAGGAATTTTTCTCGAACACACCACATCCAGTTTTTATGGGTGAGTCATTTGAGAAAGACATGAGAGCGGCTAAGGGGTGCTTTCGTCATCTTAAGACAATGTTTCAAGAGCTTGAAGAGTGTAGGGCATTTGAATTGCTCAAGTCAACGGCTGACCGAGCTAATTATCTAATGACGAAGCAAGCAAAAATTGTTGCAATGACTTGCACTCATGCAGCTCTGAAGAGGAAAGATTTTCTTCAAATAGGTTTCAAGTATGATAACTTGTTGATGGAAGAAAGTGCCCAAATATTAGAGATTGAGACCTTTATCCCTATGTTGCTTCAGAGGCAAGAAGATGGTTATGCGCGGCTTAAACGTTGCATTTTGATTGGTGATCATCACCAGTTGCCTCCTGTTGTGAAGAATATGGCTTTCCAGAAGTACAGTCACATGGATCAAAGTCTATTTACAAGGTTTGTTCGACTGGGCATTCCTTATATTGAGCTCAATGCCCAGGGTAGAGCTAGGCCAAGCATAGCCAAACTTTACAACTGGAGGTACAGGGATTTGGGAGACCTTCCTTATGTAAAGGAGGAGGCTATATTCCACAGAGCAAATGCTGGATTTTCCTATGATTATCAGTTGATTGATGTACCTGATTACCAGGGGAAAGGAGAGACTGCTCCTTCTCCTTGGTTCTATCAAAACGAGGGAGAAGCTGAATATGTTGTCAGTGTTTATATGTACTTGCGTTTACTAGGTTACCCTGCTAATAAGATATCAATCTTGACAACATACAATGGCCAGAAACTTTTGATCCGTGATGTTATCAATAGAAGATGTGTTCCATATGATTTTATCGGTCCACCAAGCAAG GTAACTACTGTTGATAAGTTTCAAGGTCAGcaaaatgattttatattgCTGTCTCTTGTGCGCACTCGCTTTGTTGGTCACCTTCGCGATGTTAGAAGATTGGTTGTTGCCATGTCTCGTGCCCGACTTGGTCTGTATGTGTTTTGCCGCCGTTCTCTGTTTGAACAATGCTACGAATTGCAGCCTACATTTCAACATCTGCTTCAGAGACCGGATCGCCTTGCCCTCAATTTGGATGAGATTACATCATATACTGAACGTCGTGTTGAAGATACTGGACCCATCCATCTTGTCAGCAGTGTTGATGAGATGATTAGCATTTTTAACTGGAGGTATCAG GAACGGTACATGAGACATCAACCTGATCATTATATGCCGTACTTGAGTGCATACGAGGAGCAAAACAGTCAACAGAATTCAATGCCCATGCACCATGATATAGACACCAATATACCTGCAGCTACTGATGGTGCAGCAAGGGATATGCCACATGAAAGCAACGTTGAAGAGGATACAAAGATGGATGGTCTTATAAACGGTCAAAACGGGGATGGTCCGTTGAATTCGAACGAGGAGGTGGATAAGAAAGCTAGTAGGGATGATGAGAATGATGTTCTACCTGACAGCAAGTCAAATGAGGGAACCACGATGGAAGAGTAG
- the LOC132185686 gene encoding xanthoxin dehydrogenase — MSTANSGESSLPSQRLLGKVALVTGGATGIGESIVRLFHKHGAKVCIVDLQDNLGQHVCDTLGGEPNTFFFHCDVTKEDDVCCAVDFAVDKFGTLDIMVNNAGLSGSPCSDIRNADISEFEKIFDINVKGVFLGMKHAARIMIPLKKGSIVSLCSVASALGGIGPHPYTGSKHAVLGLTKNVAAELGQHGIRVNCVSPYAVLTGLALAHLPEEERTEEAAEGFRAFVGRNANLQGVELTADDVANAVLFLASDEARYVSGDNLMVDGGFTCSNHVLRVFR; from the exons ATGTCCACAGCCAACTCTGGTGAATCTTCACTTCCAAGCCAAAG ATTATTGGGGAAAGTGGCATTGGTCACGGGTGGAGCCACTGGTATTGGAGAGAGCATTGTGCGCCTATTCCACAAACATGGTGCAAAAGTTTGTATAGTCGATTTGCAGGACAACCTTGGCCAGCATGTCTGTGATACCCTTGGTGGTGAACCAAACACTTTCTTTTTCCATTGTGATGTTACCAAAGAAGATGATGTATGCTGTGCAGTTGACTTCGCAGTTGATAAATTTGGTACACTTGACATCATGGTCAACAATGCTGGGTTATCGGGCTCACCATGCTCTGATATCCGTAATGCAGATATATCtgagtttgagaaaatatttgACATAAATGTGAAGGGGGTCTTCCTTGGAATGAAACATGCAGCTCGGATTATGATCCCGTTAAAGAAGGGTTCAATAGTTTCTCTATGCAGTGTTGCAAGTGCCTTAGGGGGCATAGGCCCACACCCCTACACAGGGTCCAAGCATGCTGTGTTGGGGCTCACCAAGAACGTTGCAGCTGAGCTGGGACAACATGGGATTCGTGTTAACTGTGTTTCTCCTTATGCGGTTCTGACAGGCTTGGCTTTAGCTCACTTGCCTGAGGAGGAGAGGACCGAGGAGGCTGCGGAAGGTTTTCGTGCTTTTGTTGGGAGGAATGCTAACTTGCAGGGGGTGGAGTTGACTGCTGATGATGTGGCTAATGCCGTACTCTTCTTAGCAAGCGATGAAGCAAGATATGTAAGTGGGGATAATCTCATGGTTGATGGGGGCTTCACTTGCTCAAATCACGTACTTCGTGTCTTTAGATGA